In Cupriavidus basilensis, one genomic interval encodes:
- a CDS encoding HPP family protein, giving the protein MPPSQAPSLADFPPGRARAWLRAFAPTPIAAGRRERLKSCLGALVGLLLTEWISRHLLGGFNPWFIAPMGACAVLLFAVPASPLAQPWSIIGGNLVAALIGVACARWIPEPGLAASVAVALAIVAMFQLRCVHPPSGAVAITAVFGGHAVTQLGFGFVVMPVAVNSMLLLLVALVFNNLMRRRYPHRPVEHANPHRTTDPLPSERVGFNRSDLDEVLKARGEFLDIEQDDLEDILVAAQLRAYRRHFGDVRCVDIMSRDVVTVQSGQSGLEAHALLSKHGIQALPVVDAQRRLLGMLGLADLLAVRSGAGGQVRAGTAKDLMHTGMATARAEQPMVELARAFSNGGLHQVPVVDAQRRLLGIVTQSDLIAALLEQGPPAKPEPDAQPAG; this is encoded by the coding sequence ATGCCGCCATCCCAGGCCCCCTCCTTAGCCGACTTCCCGCCAGGCCGGGCACGTGCGTGGCTGCGCGCGTTTGCCCCCACCCCCATCGCCGCCGGCCGCCGCGAACGCCTCAAGAGCTGCCTGGGCGCGCTGGTCGGCCTGCTGCTCACCGAATGGATCAGCCGTCACCTGCTGGGTGGCTTCAACCCCTGGTTCATCGCCCCGATGGGTGCCTGCGCGGTGTTGTTGTTCGCCGTGCCGGCGAGCCCGCTGGCGCAGCCCTGGTCCATCATCGGCGGCAACCTGGTGGCGGCGCTGATCGGCGTGGCCTGCGCGCGCTGGATCCCCGAGCCTGGGCTGGCCGCCTCGGTGGCCGTGGCGCTGGCCATCGTCGCCATGTTCCAGTTGCGCTGCGTGCACCCGCCCAGCGGCGCGGTGGCGATTACCGCGGTGTTCGGCGGCCACGCCGTGACCCAGCTTGGCTTTGGCTTCGTGGTGATGCCGGTCGCGGTCAACTCGATGTTGCTGCTGCTGGTAGCGCTGGTGTTCAACAACCTGATGCGCCGGCGCTATCCGCACCGCCCCGTCGAACACGCCAACCCGCACCGCACCACCGATCCGCTGCCGAGCGAGCGGGTGGGATTCAACCGCAGCGATCTGGACGAAGTGCTCAAGGCGCGCGGCGAGTTCCTGGACATCGAGCAAGACGACCTGGAAGACATCCTGGTAGCCGCGCAGCTACGGGCGTATCGCCGGCACTTTGGCGATGTGCGGTGCGTGGACATCATGTCGCGGGACGTGGTGACGGTGCAGTCCGGGCAGAGTGGCCTGGAGGCACACGCCCTGTTGTCCAAGCATGGGATCCAGGCGCTGCCGGTGGTGGATGCGCAGCGGCGGCTGCTTGGCATGCTTGGCCTGGCGGATCTGCTTGCCGTGCGCAGCGGCGCCGGGGGGCAGGTCCGTGCGGGAACGGCCAAGGACCTGATGCACACGGGCATGGCTACGGCCCGGGCGGAGCAACCCATGGTGGAGCTGGCGCGGGCGTTTTCCAATGGCGGCCTGCATCAGGTGCCGGTGGTGGATGCCCAGCGGCGGCTGCTGGGCATCGTCACGCAATCGGACCTGATCGCCGCGCTGCTCGAACAAGGCCCGCCGGCAAAACCGGAACCGGATGCGCAACCGGCAGGCTGA
- a CDS encoding dimethylarginine dimethylaminohydrolase family protein gives MIHQPTILLVEPTHYDVSYSINPWMDPGLWASDPRGMHRNAVASFESLHAALQAAGFTVETAPGAPGLPDMVFPANAAVVLDGHAVLARFRYPQRAGEEAPFARIFEGLRERGLIDSVSLLPEGCYQEGAGDCIWDAVRGHFWAGFGPRSSRAAADAMASHFGREVVALELATAQSYHLDVCFCPLSGGEILYYPPAFTQDALRILRERVPASLRIEASEDDLRHFSVNAVNLHDQVVMTRTTPHLRAELGQRGYQLREVDLSPYMLSGGGAYCMTLRLDRTSGPALASAAADGAAVAA, from the coding sequence GTGATCCACCAGCCCACCATCTTGCTTGTCGAGCCCACCCATTACGATGTGTCGTACAGCATCAACCCGTGGATGGACCCCGGCCTCTGGGCCAGCGACCCGCGCGGCATGCATCGCAATGCGGTGGCATCCTTCGAATCCCTGCATGCGGCCCTGCAGGCGGCCGGCTTCACGGTGGAAACCGCGCCCGGCGCGCCCGGCCTGCCCGACATGGTGTTCCCCGCCAATGCCGCCGTGGTGCTGGACGGCCACGCCGTGCTGGCGCGCTTTCGCTATCCCCAACGGGCCGGCGAGGAAGCGCCCTTTGCGCGGATCTTCGAGGGCCTGCGCGAACGCGGCCTGATCGACTCCGTCAGCCTGCTGCCTGAAGGCTGCTACCAGGAAGGCGCTGGCGACTGCATCTGGGATGCCGTGCGCGGCCATTTCTGGGCCGGCTTTGGCCCGCGCTCCTCGCGTGCCGCGGCCGATGCCATGGCCAGCCATTTCGGCCGCGAGGTTGTCGCGCTGGAGCTTGCCACGGCGCAGAGCTATCACCTTGACGTGTGCTTCTGCCCGCTGTCCGGCGGCGAGATTCTCTACTACCCGCCCGCCTTTACGCAGGACGCCCTGCGCATCTTGCGCGAGCGCGTGCCGGCCAGCCTGCGCATCGAAGCGAGCGAGGACGACCTGCGCCACTTCAGCGTCAATGCGGTCAACCTGCATGACCAGGTGGTGATGACGCGCACCACGCCGCACCTGCGCGCCGAACTGGGCCAGCGCGGCTACCAGTTGCGCGAGGTGGACCTGTCGCCGTACATGCTGTCCGGCGGCGGCGCCTACTGCATGACGCTGCGCCTGGACCGCACCAGCGGGCCGGCCCTGGCGAGCGCCGCGGCCGACGGCGCCGCGGTGGCGGCATGA
- a CDS encoding nucleobase:cation symporter-2 family protein: MNTQDLTGDRPAAVDQVPAPGPLVMLGFQHVLVMYVGAIAVPMIIASALKLPKEAVAVLINADLFTCGIATILQAAGFWRFGVRMPVMQGVAFSAIPPILVIATNPALGLPAVIGAVMAGGVITMLLAPVFGKLLRFFPPIVGGSIVMVVGLSLFPVGVNWVGGGRGAPDFGAPHHLALAGFVFALILVINKWLKGFWSNVSVLLALAAGMLVAIPFGVVDFHGVAEAPMVDVIHPFYFGWPVFDVVATLTIVVVMIIIMIESMGLFLAIGDVVNKPLSAGEMTDGLRANGLASVIGGALNGFPYTIYSQNIGLLVVTGVKSRWVVVAAGVILCALGLFPKLATVVASIPLPALGGAGLFMFGVVTSAGVRTLARVDFEGTRHNVYIVAATLAISLLPTFSGTLFNQLPGWLQPIMHSSILLACVMSVALNLLFNGMARADAHAMPAAGGLQASR, translated from the coding sequence ATGAACACCCAAGACCTGACCGGCGACAGGCCGGCCGCAGTTGACCAGGTGCCCGCCCCCGGGCCGCTGGTGATGCTGGGCTTCCAGCACGTGCTGGTGATGTATGTCGGCGCCATTGCGGTGCCGATGATCATCGCCAGCGCGCTCAAGCTGCCGAAGGAGGCGGTGGCGGTCCTGATCAATGCCGACCTCTTCACCTGTGGCATCGCCACCATCCTGCAGGCCGCGGGCTTCTGGCGCTTCGGCGTGCGCATGCCGGTGATGCAGGGCGTGGCCTTCAGCGCCATCCCGCCGATCCTTGTCATCGCCACCAATCCTGCGCTTGGCTTGCCGGCCGTCATCGGTGCGGTGATGGCGGGCGGCGTCATCACCATGCTGCTGGCGCCGGTGTTCGGCAAGCTGCTGCGCTTCTTTCCGCCCATCGTTGGCGGGTCCATCGTGATGGTGGTGGGGCTGTCGCTGTTCCCGGTCGGCGTGAACTGGGTGGGCGGCGGGCGCGGCGCGCCGGATTTCGGCGCGCCGCATCACCTGGCGCTGGCGGGCTTCGTGTTCGCGCTGATCCTGGTCATCAACAAGTGGCTCAAGGGCTTCTGGTCCAACGTCTCCGTGCTGCTGGCGCTGGCGGCCGGCATGCTGGTGGCGATCCCCTTTGGCGTGGTGGACTTCCATGGCGTGGCCGAGGCGCCGATGGTCGACGTGATCCATCCCTTCTATTTCGGCTGGCCGGTGTTCGACGTGGTGGCCACGCTGACGATCGTGGTGGTGATGATCATCATCATGATCGAGTCGATGGGCTTGTTCCTGGCGATCGGCGATGTCGTGAACAAGCCGCTGAGCGCGGGCGAGATGACGGATGGCCTGCGGGCCAACGGGCTGGCCAGCGTGATCGGCGGGGCGCTCAATGGCTTTCCCTACACCATCTATAGCCAGAACATCGGCCTGCTGGTGGTGACAGGTGTCAAGAGCCGCTGGGTCGTGGTGGCGGCGGGCGTGATCCTGTGCGCGCTGGGCTTGTTTCCCAAGCTGGCCACGGTCGTGGCTTCCATCCCGCTGCCGGCGCTGGGCGGGGCAGGGCTGTTCATGTTCGGGGTGGTGACCTCGGCGGGCGTGCGCACGCTGGCGCGGGTGGATTTCGAGGGCACGCGGCACAACGTGTATATCGTTGCCGCCACCCTGGCCATCTCGCTGCTGCCCACGTTCTCGGGCACGCTGTTCAATCAACTGCCAGGCTGGCTGCAGCCCATCATGCACAGCAGCATCCTGCTGGCTTGCGTGATGTCGGTGGCATTGAACCTGTTGTTCAATGGCATGGCGCGTGCCGATGCGCACGCCATGCCGGCGGCGGGCGGGTTGCAGGCGAGCCGTTAG
- a CDS encoding aromatic ring-hydroxylating oxygenase subunit alpha — translation MLVTQQPVLRRFWYAVIPESRLDLGPQPFTLLGEDIVIWRGADGTPAAVRDRCCHRTAKLSKGYVDADGLLCCGYHGWSYDCSGKCVRIPQMPQNMIPANARVANYHCKLRYGYVWVALEDPLTDIPDIPEGNDPSLRRIPQFYERWACSGLRFMENSFDNAHFSFVHKNTFGKFASPKPADIEIIENAWGFESRRSVPIMNPPDSWLLTGSKEPETIRHLHDNWYMPFSRRFGCTYPNGLVHTIVNCATPIDDKSTMMVQWLYRNDTEQQAPAEELVKFDHAVTREDKEILEATDYDAPIDTTRRMEFHMPSDKPGLVMRKKLMALLQAHGEKEVHL, via the coding sequence ATGCTTGTCACTCAACAACCGGTCCTGCGTCGCTTCTGGTACGCGGTCATTCCCGAATCCAGGCTCGACCTTGGCCCGCAGCCGTTCACGCTGCTGGGCGAGGACATCGTGATCTGGCGCGGCGCCGACGGCACGCCCGCGGCCGTGCGCGACCGCTGCTGCCATCGCACCGCCAAGCTCTCCAAGGGCTATGTGGATGCGGACGGCCTGCTGTGCTGCGGCTATCACGGCTGGTCCTACGACTGCAGCGGCAAGTGCGTGCGTATTCCGCAGATGCCGCAGAACATGATCCCCGCCAACGCACGCGTGGCGAACTACCACTGCAAGCTGCGCTACGGCTACGTGTGGGTGGCGCTGGAAGACCCGCTGACCGATATCCCGGACATCCCCGAAGGCAACGATCCTTCGCTGCGCCGCATCCCGCAGTTCTACGAGCGCTGGGCATGCAGCGGCCTGCGCTTCATGGAGAACTCGTTCGACAACGCGCATTTCAGCTTCGTGCACAAGAACACCTTCGGCAAGTTCGCCAGCCCGAAGCCGGCAGACATCGAGATCATCGAGAACGCGTGGGGGTTCGAATCGCGCCGCTCGGTGCCGATCATGAACCCGCCCGATAGCTGGCTGCTCACCGGCAGCAAGGAGCCGGAGACCATCCGCCACCTGCATGACAACTGGTACATGCCGTTCTCGCGCCGCTTCGGCTGCACCTATCCGAATGGCCTGGTGCACACCATCGTCAACTGCGCCACGCCCATCGACGACAAGAGCACGATGATGGTCCAGTGGCTATACCGCAACGACACGGAGCAGCAGGCCCCGGCCGAGGAACTGGTCAAGTTCGACCATGCGGTCACGCGCGAGGACAAGGAGATCCTGGAAGCCACGGATTACGACGCCCCCATCGATACCACGCGGCGCATGGAGTTCCACATGCCGTCCGACAAGCCCGGGCTGGTGATGCGCAAGAAGCTGATGGCGCTGCTGCAGGCGCACGGCGAGAAGGAGGTGCACCTGTAA
- a CDS encoding Lrp/AsnC family transcriptional regulator codes for MDDTDRQLLALLRDNARTPATALAKALRVSRATVQNRIDKLEKEGLIVGYTVRLKPEAEAHRIRAWMTIAVEGNKARAVLQALRGEPNVQAMHTTNGRWDIIAELRADSLEAFDRTLDRIRLIDGIAATETSILLSSYKL; via the coding sequence ATGGACGACACCGACCGCCAGTTGCTGGCCCTGCTGCGCGACAACGCGCGCACGCCGGCCACCGCCCTGGCCAAGGCGCTGCGCGTCTCGCGCGCCACCGTGCAGAACCGCATCGACAAGCTGGAAAAGGAAGGCCTGATCGTGGGCTACACGGTGCGGCTGAAGCCCGAAGCCGAGGCGCACCGCATCCGTGCCTGGATGACCATCGCGGTGGAAGGCAACAAGGCGCGCGCGGTGCTGCAGGCACTACGTGGCGAGCCCAATGTGCAGGCCATGCACACCACCAACGGGCGCTGGGACATCATCGCCGAGCTGCGCGCGGATTCGCTGGAAGCCTTCGACCGCACGCTGGACCGCATCCGGCTGATCGACGGCATTGCCGCCACGGAGACCAGCATCCTGCTGTCCAGCTACAAGCTTTAG